One Bombus huntii isolate Logan2020A chromosome 12, iyBomHunt1.1, whole genome shotgun sequence DNA segment encodes these proteins:
- the LOC126871704 gene encoding bromodomain-containing protein 7 isoform X2 produces the protein MLSQHLGVYQQQLGLNCPVTQESEYDRYVGHKKLKKKKKKKDKRHKHHHKDKKRRREESSQESVGDADESLAEIPKKIPNHQLLPPRPPSSGEHRVGVTSHINSLSPHREPRTCVLRKIAERTPLQRLLEHLLRSMEKRDPQQFFAWPVTDSIAPGYSQIITNPMDFSTIKQKIDDNSYQNLNEFVDDFKLMCDNATTYNHPDTIYYKAAKKLLHVGLKMVTPEKLRQLRPVLTYMQDISKEELGFELGTEDPNNPDVPVTEEQIEREREQEERNEEAEELRKENQRKMRLANLGKFEAIPDDMTPEEILKQARGAAKVASDKLTLKRLNSKMGFLRQKKDGTTSLQIIVPGDGVIPGTNQRPVSLVQLIGKLNHGTGALAGFREDRRNMSKPVKPLYYGAFGSYAPSYDSTFANLTKEETDLVYQTYGDETAVQYAESILDFAKDCDYTLTMVDDLLDILTGGDHRKTKKFLEEKRRLKEEEEKIKHLLEKPMQDVNRNIPTLDNIKVDIDQLKTLSELGIDVNFLENMEEELKLNEERTTLQNRLDDTSQMLGRLKQVQHERLSAPPPAHLSNVTKASEAEVMIAEKITDNLTEIAKKLPPSAIAPVDGLRRAMGIAPLGGPEPMEVEPITHNPTIVAENNLLSQTSNNQVASNLLSAPSPIQNTNLLSPTSQQNQPINIVNTNQAPIQIQIGMTHNQTPPSLLSTSETSAVPDLESELREFLESDPTLGHSPLHDDKTLEDILSES, from the exons ATGTTATCCCAACATTTGGGTGTCTACCAACAACAGTTGGGTCTCAATTGTCCTGTAACACAAGAATCTGAATATGATAGATACGTAGGGCATAAAAAgcttaaaaagaaaaagaaaaagaaggataaAAGACACAAGCATCATcataaagataaaaagaggagaagagaGGAATCCAGTCAAGAATCAGTGGGAGATGCTGATGAAAGTTTAGCAGAAATCCCTAAAAAGATTCCTAATCATCAATTGTTACCTCCAAGGCCACCGTCTAGTGGGGAACATCGAGTTGGTGTTACTAGCCATATTAACTCTCTTTCTCCACATCGTGAACCTAGAACTTGTGTACTTAGGAAAATTGCCGAACGTACTCCTCTTCAACGACTATTGGAACACCTTCTTAGGTCAATGGAGAAACGTGACCCGCAGCAATTTTTTGCTTGGCCAGTCACAGATAGTATTGCACCTGGATACTCTCAGATCATTACTAATCCTATGGATTTTAGTACTATAAAGCAGAAAATAGACGATAATAGTTATCAAAACTTAAACGAATTCGTAGACGATTTTAAACTAATGTGTGATAACGCTACTACTTATAACCACCCagatacaatttattacaagGCAGCAAAGAAATTATTGCATGTTGGCCTAAAAATGGTTACACCTGAAAAGCTTCGTCAATTAAGACCTGTACTAACTTACATGCAGGATATCTCAAAAGAGGAGCTTGGGTTTGAATTGGGTACTGAAGATCCTAATAATCCAGACGTTCCCGTAACAGAGGAACAAATCGAACGGGAACGGGAACAGGAGGAACGTAACGAAGAGGCAGAAGAACTTCGAAAAGAGAACCAAAGGAAAATGAGATTAGCAAATTTAGGTAAATTTGAAGCCATTCCGGATGATATGACGCCGGAAGAAATCTTAAAACAAGCCCGAGGAGCCGCGAAAGTAGCATCGGACAAGTTAACGTTGAAAAGGTTGAATTCCAAGATGGGTTTCCTTAGACAAAAGAAAGACGGAACTACTAGTTTACAGATCATAGTGCCGGGAGACGGCGTGATTCCAGGAACTAATCAAAGACCAGTATCATTAGTGCAGCTTATAGGTAAATTGAATCATGGTACAGGAGCGTTAGCAGGATTCCGAGAAGATAGGAGAAATATGTCTAAACCAGTTAAACCTTTATATTACGGTGCCTTTGGTTCTTATGCTCCAAGTTACGATTCCACGTTCGCTAATCTGACAAAGGAGGAAACAGACTTGGTGTATCAGACATATGGCGACGAGACTGCTGTACAATATGCAGAATCCATATTAGACTTTGCTAAAGACTGTGATTATACGTTAACTATGGTCGATGATCTGTTGGATATCCTGACAGGAGGAGATCACAGAAAGACTAAGAAGTTCCTTGAGGAAAAGCGAAGACtcaaagaggaagaagaaaagataaaacatTTATTAGAGAAGCCTATGCAAGATGTTAATCGCAATATCCCAACTTTAGACAATATTAAAGTTGATATCGACCAACTGAAGACATTGTCAGAATTAGGAATTGATGTTAATTTTTTGGAGAATATGG aGGAGGAATTGAAGCTGAACGAGGAGCGTACAACTTTACAGAATCGATTGGACGATACGTCCCAGATGTTAGGTCGTTTAAAGCAAGTGCAGCACGAACGACTCTCAGCTCCACCGCCCGCTCATTTGTCAAATGTTACTAAAGCGTCGGAGGCGGAAGTAATGATAGCCGAGAAAATCACAGACAATTTAACGGAAATAGCGAAGAAACTTCCTCCCTCAGCTATCGCTCCCGTAGACGGCTTGCGAAGAGCTATGGGCATAGCACCTCTTGGTGGGCCAGAACCCATGGAAGTAGAACCAATCACGCATAATCCAACCATCGTTGCGGAGAACAATCTCTTATCGCAAACTAGTAACAATCAAGTCGCGTCGAATCTGTTATCGGCTCCGTCACCGATTCAGAATACTAATTTACTCAGTCCAACCAGTCAACAAAATCAACCAATTAATATCGTGAATACGAATCAAGCACCTATTCAGATACAGATCGGAATGACGCATAATCAGACTCCTCCGTCTTTATTGAGCACGTCAGAGACTTCTGCGGTACCAGATTTAGAATCGGAGCTTCGAGAATTTCTAGAGAGTGATCCTACATTAGGACACTCACCACTCCATGACGATAAAACTTTGGAGGATATTTTATCCGAATCTTAG
- the LOC126871704 gene encoding bromodomain-containing protein 7 isoform X1 yields the protein MGSKKHKKHKRERHEEEQYTSTDKPRTLKLILKVGGSSGTPEYGNESPSQTTMLSQHLGVYQQQLGLNCPVTQESEYDRYVGHKKLKKKKKKKDKRHKHHHKDKKRRREESSQESVGDADESLAEIPKKIPNHQLLPPRPPSSGEHRVGVTSHINSLSPHREPRTCVLRKIAERTPLQRLLEHLLRSMEKRDPQQFFAWPVTDSIAPGYSQIITNPMDFSTIKQKIDDNSYQNLNEFVDDFKLMCDNATTYNHPDTIYYKAAKKLLHVGLKMVTPEKLRQLRPVLTYMQDISKEELGFELGTEDPNNPDVPVTEEQIEREREQEERNEEAEELRKENQRKMRLANLGKFEAIPDDMTPEEILKQARGAAKVASDKLTLKRLNSKMGFLRQKKDGTTSLQIIVPGDGVIPGTNQRPVSLVQLIGKLNHGTGALAGFREDRRNMSKPVKPLYYGAFGSYAPSYDSTFANLTKEETDLVYQTYGDETAVQYAESILDFAKDCDYTLTMVDDLLDILTGGDHRKTKKFLEEKRRLKEEEEKIKHLLEKPMQDVNRNIPTLDNIKVDIDQLKTLSELGIDVNFLENMEEELKLNEERTTLQNRLDDTSQMLGRLKQVQHERLSAPPPAHLSNVTKASEAEVMIAEKITDNLTEIAKKLPPSAIAPVDGLRRAMGIAPLGGPEPMEVEPITHNPTIVAENNLLSQTSNNQVASNLLSAPSPIQNTNLLSPTSQQNQPINIVNTNQAPIQIQIGMTHNQTPPSLLSTSETSAVPDLESELREFLESDPTLGHSPLHDDKTLEDILSES from the exons ATGGGCTCGAAGAAGCATAAAAAGCACAAGCGCGAAAGGCACGAAG AAGAGCAGTATACAAGCACGGATAAACCCCGTAccttgaaattaattttgaaggTTGGGGGTAGCAGTGGGACTCCTGAATACGGGAACGAATCCCCAAGCCAGACAACAATGTTATCCCAACATTTGGGTGTCTACCAACAACAGTTGGGTCTCAATTGTCCTGTAACACAAGAATCTGAATATGATAGATACGTAGGGCATAAAAAgcttaaaaagaaaaagaaaaagaaggataaAAGACACAAGCATCATcataaagataaaaagaggagaagagaGGAATCCAGTCAAGAATCAGTGGGAGATGCTGATGAAAGTTTAGCAGAAATCCCTAAAAAGATTCCTAATCATCAATTGTTACCTCCAAGGCCACCGTCTAGTGGGGAACATCGAGTTGGTGTTACTAGCCATATTAACTCTCTTTCTCCACATCGTGAACCTAGAACTTGTGTACTTAGGAAAATTGCCGAACGTACTCCTCTTCAACGACTATTGGAACACCTTCTTAGGTCAATGGAGAAACGTGACCCGCAGCAATTTTTTGCTTGGCCAGTCACAGATAGTATTGCACCTGGATACTCTCAGATCATTACTAATCCTATGGATTTTAGTACTATAAAGCAGAAAATAGACGATAATAGTTATCAAAACTTAAACGAATTCGTAGACGATTTTAAACTAATGTGTGATAACGCTACTACTTATAACCACCCagatacaatttattacaagGCAGCAAAGAAATTATTGCATGTTGGCCTAAAAATGGTTACACCTGAAAAGCTTCGTCAATTAAGACCTGTACTAACTTACATGCAGGATATCTCAAAAGAGGAGCTTGGGTTTGAATTGGGTACTGAAGATCCTAATAATCCAGACGTTCCCGTAACAGAGGAACAAATCGAACGGGAACGGGAACAGGAGGAACGTAACGAAGAGGCAGAAGAACTTCGAAAAGAGAACCAAAGGAAAATGAGATTAGCAAATTTAGGTAAATTTGAAGCCATTCCGGATGATATGACGCCGGAAGAAATCTTAAAACAAGCCCGAGGAGCCGCGAAAGTAGCATCGGACAAGTTAACGTTGAAAAGGTTGAATTCCAAGATGGGTTTCCTTAGACAAAAGAAAGACGGAACTACTAGTTTACAGATCATAGTGCCGGGAGACGGCGTGATTCCAGGAACTAATCAAAGACCAGTATCATTAGTGCAGCTTATAGGTAAATTGAATCATGGTACAGGAGCGTTAGCAGGATTCCGAGAAGATAGGAGAAATATGTCTAAACCAGTTAAACCTTTATATTACGGTGCCTTTGGTTCTTATGCTCCAAGTTACGATTCCACGTTCGCTAATCTGACAAAGGAGGAAACAGACTTGGTGTATCAGACATATGGCGACGAGACTGCTGTACAATATGCAGAATCCATATTAGACTTTGCTAAAGACTGTGATTATACGTTAACTATGGTCGATGATCTGTTGGATATCCTGACAGGAGGAGATCACAGAAAGACTAAGAAGTTCCTTGAGGAAAAGCGAAGACtcaaagaggaagaagaaaagataaaacatTTATTAGAGAAGCCTATGCAAGATGTTAATCGCAATATCCCAACTTTAGACAATATTAAAGTTGATATCGACCAACTGAAGACATTGTCAGAATTAGGAATTGATGTTAATTTTTTGGAGAATATGG aGGAGGAATTGAAGCTGAACGAGGAGCGTACAACTTTACAGAATCGATTGGACGATACGTCCCAGATGTTAGGTCGTTTAAAGCAAGTGCAGCACGAACGACTCTCAGCTCCACCGCCCGCTCATTTGTCAAATGTTACTAAAGCGTCGGAGGCGGAAGTAATGATAGCCGAGAAAATCACAGACAATTTAACGGAAATAGCGAAGAAACTTCCTCCCTCAGCTATCGCTCCCGTAGACGGCTTGCGAAGAGCTATGGGCATAGCACCTCTTGGTGGGCCAGAACCCATGGAAGTAGAACCAATCACGCATAATCCAACCATCGTTGCGGAGAACAATCTCTTATCGCAAACTAGTAACAATCAAGTCGCGTCGAATCTGTTATCGGCTCCGTCACCGATTCAGAATACTAATTTACTCAGTCCAACCAGTCAACAAAATCAACCAATTAATATCGTGAATACGAATCAAGCACCTATTCAGATACAGATCGGAATGACGCATAATCAGACTCCTCCGTCTTTATTGAGCACGTCAGAGACTTCTGCGGTACCAGATTTAGAATCGGAGCTTCGAGAATTTCTAGAGAGTGATCCTACATTAGGACACTCACCACTCCATGACGATAAAACTTTGGAGGATATTTTATCCGAATCTTAG